A stretch of the Lineus longissimus chromosome 12, tnLinLong1.2, whole genome shotgun sequence genome encodes the following:
- the LOC135496585 gene encoding rho guanine nucleotide exchange factor 10-like protein isoform X6, with amino-acid sequence MSKPSDDQYSWQGWRKDMTSDYDSSIVSIESTESGDQDDLYDDTLLNAGLDDTGGANGHEPFGRRPSNVKDMVDNFEESDQFRRMSLGQGQPSSGIYGTVSFSSVGYAQRSDVDSYDGSVSPAPGMTDGPQFMNQLHDALQRRQSMPQDGVPSVYTLESDVKRNGDHSPLSPYHTYYSKEQLVKPTGESPAYVLYDDANRVRDAPPAEITDLVRPSKIDYGDDEPIYQDPSILFAGMTAEKDSYDPVIEYHDSDSDQDYTWGSTEFDSFSDEEEKEATLKVDKKERRRSSAGSAGSGMLVRIRQTIRQIRDEPESDDDEMYIEFNVNEKKHPPPTLPPCPDNLTPEETKRRHIVGCIIDSENSYVASLHRLVKEYQVPLLESSPPIISRVKVRTIFYKVKQILQCHTMFQIALSGRVVNWDKEQKIGDCFTASFSKSMVLDVYSDFVNNFSVAMDLAKYCAKQKPAFAEFMRQKQTSSADKLSIFGLMVKPVQRFPQFILLLQDLLKHTSKDHHDRLALQLALTELENLAHKLNDRKRDSEQCHAAKLVFSNLNVKLVQKTSDAEPHLIREDDVVESRLTAATTGAQIKRLQSKGYQVYNHNGNMIKSKPRHLVMLNDTLLCAGVQFRETDMGRFEKYHLKLSVPIKNVLVKDTVITPDTKVGVRGQLGRITICSVRPNRPDKGSDELYHELDNLLHDFTIISQMSSLVSSLKCSYEKLNEELLQDMSREIQVEIQRLDDHLKTMDSSALQLVFRSKSGHKERLHIQMGTPEAKQSWLADLRTAQLAASDANNPGWMEKEGKTKRVSTQLPLFMDPLHVNITQQNDRVTCCVAFLLPSYREDGRARQFLWLCGGTDFSSSVTVISLGSEEVHVTESFTACDGQILCTELVPGCPETEDAAFAKETVWMGTSTGRIFVHRLQDGHRQDSLLSFSARSSVLSLCYANDKVFAGLQSGEVAVYQRNQDGSWRSVEPTFLPLASHPVTSILAVESNVWCACGKSIHILDSNSLKVENVFKLSIGKPKDDVHIKFMVRAGVGLFISFSKIAVIQLYHMETLDHLQDINVASSVARSKSGPTNESEPVCVFPPEENQLADVKVEITAMTGSRSWLWIGTSAGRILCIPLPRLEGVPLTTGRPLVSYHGHDGPVSFLVPTVKPLIPSKLLMSKVRKLVVEEDVKNDAVAEALERSASKVSVKGKIKNFKLPDFRASKRKSGGFNMQRNSPSFVKSPPRRRSSAREEEPGLVKAKSLGNLSKLDDSGDYIDDINELYSSLMCERDSFEEEDVYDSLLASGSDHSFVESQEEPLYMTFDPESEEAVNYRKKLAATNRRQSTGSVTGERRSSYTLPANLKSGSIRENNRRRPKSEAYSFSSEEGRFEEAAYASLPSTGIKSLDDDDMKIMEEPQAKGKETETKRERTTSHDVKKSKMNFVGNSYIVMSGGKNYKSYKLTGSNNSKIVKTNEPLLLMWQCAL; translated from the exons ATGAGCAAACCGTCTGATGATCAGTACAGTTGGCAAGGATGGAGGAAAGACATGACGTCTGATTATGATAGTTCGATTGTATCAATAGAATCGACAGAATCAGGCGACCAGGACGATTTATATGATGATACTTTGCTCAATGCTGGCCTAGATGACACTGGCGGTGCCAACGGACATGAACCTTTTGGTAGACGGCCATCAAATGTGAAAGACATGGTCGACAATTTTGAAGAGTCTGACCAGTTTAGGCGAATGAGTCTTGGGCAGGGTCAACCAAGTAGTGGGATTTACGGAACGGTGTCATTTTCGTCTGTTGGGTATGCCCAGCGGTCGGATGTTGACTCTTATGATGGTTCGGTCTCACCGGCACCAGGGATGACTGATGGGCCGCAATTTATGAACCAGTTGCATGACGCACTCCAGAGGCGTCAGAGTATGCCGCAAGATGGTGTGCCGTCAGTCTACACCCTCGAGAGTGATGTTAAGAGAAATGGAGATCATTCGCCTCTGTCGCCATACCATACATATTACTCAAAAG AACAACTAGTCAAACCAACAGGAGAGTCACCTGCGTATGTTCTGTATGATGATGCTAATCGAGTTCGTGACGCACCCCCAGCAGAGATCACTGACCTTGTCCGACCTTCAAAGATCGATTATGGAGACGATGAGCCAATTTATCAAGACCCATCAA TCTTGTTCGCAGGCATGACAGCCGAGAAGGACTCCTATGACCCCGTCATCGAATATCACGACTCTGACTCCGATCAGGACTACACGTGGGGATCGACTGAATTCGACTCGTTCTCTGATGAGGAGGAAAAAGAGGCCACCTTGAAAGTCGACaaaaaggaaagaagaagaagtagtgCAGGATCGGCC GGATCTGGTATGCTTGTGCGAATCCGTCAGACAATCCGACAAATCCGAGATGAGCCTGAAtccgatgatgatgaaatgtatATAGAGTTCAACGTGAACGAGAAGAAACATCCCCCGCCCACCCTACCGCCGTGCCCAGACAATCTCACGCCAGAAGAAACCAAGAGACGTCACATTGTCGGTTGCATCATCGATAGTGAGAACTCGTATGTTGCGTCTTTGCATCGGCTGGTAAAG GAATACCAAGTGCCGCTATTGGAATCTAGTCCACCAATCATAAGCCGGGTCAAAGTTCGtacaatattttacaaagtCAAGCAGATTTTGCAGTGTCACACAATGTTCCAAATAGCGCTGTCTGGTCGGGTGGTGAATTGGGACAAGGAGCAGAAGATTGGAGACTGTTTCACTGCATCA TTCTCCAAGTCCATGGTTCTAGATGTCTACAGTGACTTTGTCAACAACTTCTCTGTTGCAATGGATCTGGCTAAGTACTGTGCCAAGCAGAAACCAGCTTTTGCAGAATTCATGCGG CAAAAGCAGACGTCAAGCGCTGACAAGCTGTCCATATTTGGTTTGATGGTTAAACCAGTCCAGCGCTTCCCACAGTTCATTCTATTGTTACAG GATCTACTGAAGCACACCAGCAAGGACCACCATGACCGCCTGGCCCTTCAACTCGCCCTGACCGAACTAGAGAACTTAGCGCACAAACTTAACGATAGGAAGCGTGACAGTGAACAGTGCCATGCAGCCAAACTGGTCTTCAGCAACCTGAATGTCAAACTGGTCCAGAAAACCTCCGATGCAGAACCGCACTTGATACGAGAGGATGATGTTGTGGAATCG CGCCTTACTGCGGCCACCACTGGCGCTCAGATAAAACGTCTCCAGAGTAAAGGTTACCAG GTTTACAACCACAATGGTAATATGATCAAATCCAAACCACGACACCTGGTGATGCTGAACGACACGCTGCTCTGTGCTGGCGTACAGTTCAGGGAAACCGACATGGGGAGATTTGAGAAATACCACCTGAAACTCAGTGTGCCGATTAAGAATGTTCTCGTTAAGGATACCGTCATCACTCCAGATACCAAGGTCGGCGTGAGAGGTCAACTCGGCAGAATCACCATATGCTCCGTCAGACCCA ATCGGCCAGATAAGGGCTCGGATGAACTCTACCACGAGTTGGACAACCTTCTGCATGATTTCACTATCATTAGCCAGATGTCGTCACTGGTCTCATCTCTCAAGTGTTCATATGAG AAACTAAACGAAGAACTTCTCCAGGACATGTCAAGAGAAATCCAAGTTGAAATCCAGCGGTTGGATGATCATTTGAAAACTATGGACAGTTCAGCCTTACAGCTGGTCTTCAGATCAAA GTCGGGTCATAAAGAGCGTCTCCACATACAAATGGGAACTCCTGAAGCCAAACAGAGCTGGCTGGCGGATTTGAGGACAGCCCAGTTGGCAGCAT CTGATGCGAACAACCCAGGTTGGATGGAGAAGGAAGGCAAAACAAAGCGAGTGTCAACTCAGCTGCCTCTCTTTATGGATCCATTACATGTCAATATCACACAACAGAATGACAGG GTGACTTGTTGTGTCGCCTTCCTCCTTCCCTCCTACCGAGAAGATGGCCGCGCCCGCCAATTTCTCTGGTTATGCGGCGGCACAGATTTCAGCAGCAGCGTCACAGTGATATCCCTCGGTTCGGAGGAGGTCCATGTGACCGAGTCTTTCACAGCCTGCGATGGACAAATTCTCTGCACGGAACTTGTGCCTGGTTGCCCGGAGACGGAGGATGCGGCGTTTGCTAAGGAGACAGTATGGATGGGGACTTCTACAGGAAG gatATTTGTACATCGTCTCCAAGACGGCCATCGCCAGGACTCTTTACTGTCATTCTCCGCCCGTAGCAGTGTTCTATCACTTTGTTATGCCAATGATAAGGTGTTTGCTGGCCTACAGAGTGGAGAGGTAGCAGTCTACCAGAGAAACCAGG ATGGTTCTTGGAGGTCGGTTGAGCCCACGTTTCTTCCCTTGGCCAGCCATCCAGTAACGAGCATCCTGGCAGTTGAGTCCAATGTGTGGTGCGCCTGCGGTAAATCGATACACATTCTTGATTCAAACTCTCTTAAAGTTGAG AATGTGTTCAAGTTGAGCATTGGCAAGCCTAAAGATGACGTCCACATCAAGTTCATGGTGCGTGCAGGTGTCGGCTTATTCATCTCCTTCTCCAAGATCGCCGTGATTCAGTTGTACCACATGGAAACGTTAGACCATCTCCAGGATATCAATGTGGCTTCATCAGTTGCAAGGTCAAAATCAG GCCCCACCAATG AAAGCGAACCTGTCTGCGTGTTCCCTCCAGAAGAAAACCAGCTAGCAGACGTCAAGGTTGAAATTACCGCCATGACAGGAAGTAGGTCCTGGCTCTGGATCGGGACTAGTGCCGGACGAATCCTCTGTATTCCACTGCCAAGACTTGAAGGAGTGCCCCTCACGACTGGCCGGCCGCTCGTGTCATATCACGGACATGATGGACCTGTGAGCTTCCTTGTCCCGACTGTAAAACCGTTGATACCATCAAAGTTATTAATGTCAAAGGTGAGGAAATTGGTGGTGGAGGAGGATGTGAAAAATGACGCGGTTGCAGAAGCTTTGGAAAGGTCGGCTTCCAAAGTAAGTGTTAAGGGGAAGATAAAGAACTTCAAACTGCCCGATTTCAGGGCGTCGAAACGTAAAAGCGGGGGTTTTAATATGCAACGGAATTCTCCAAGTTTTGTCAAGTCGCCTCCGAGGCGGAGATCCAGTGCTCGTGAAGAGGAACCGGGCTTGGTAAAGGCAAAATCACTTGGGAATCTATCAAAGTTGGACGATAGTGGAGACTACATTGATGACATCAATGAGTTGTATTCCTCACTCATGTGTGAGAGAGACTCTTTCGAAGAGGAAGATGTGTACGACTCGCTTCTTGCCTCTGGCTCGGATCACAGCTTTGTGGAAAGCCAGGAGGAGCCTCTGTACATGACATTTGACCCCGAATCGGAGGAAGCGGTAAATTATCGAAAAAAACTTGCTGCAACTAATCGTCGGCAGTCGACAGGATCTGTAACTGGTGAGCGCAGATCATCTTATACTTTACCTGCTAATCTGAAATCGGGTTCCATTCGGGAAAACAATAGACGAAGACCCAAATCGGAGGCATACAGCTTCAGCAGTGAGGAGGGAAGATTTGAGGAGGCAGCGTATGCAAGTTTGCCTTCCACGGGTATAAAATCATTGGACGATGATGATATGAAAATCATGGAGGAGCCACAGGCAAAAGGAAAAGAAACGGAAACTAAGCGTGAAAGAACGACCAGTCATGATGTGAAAAAGTCCAAAATGAACTTTGTTGGGAATTCCTACATCGTGATGAGTGGGGGAAAGAACTACAAGAGTTATAAACTGACTGGGTCCAACAATTCAAAGATCGTTAAAACGAATGAACCGTTGCTACTGATGTGGCAATGTGCCTTATAG
- the LOC135496585 gene encoding rho guanine nucleotide exchange factor 10-like isoform X8 — protein sequence MTAEKDSYDPVIEYHDSDSDQDYTWGSTEFDSFSDEEEKEATLKVDKKERRRSSAGSAGSGMLVRIRQTIRQIRDEPESDDDEMYIEFNVNEKKHPPPTLPPCPDNLTPEETKRRHIVGCIIDSENSYVASLHRLVKEYQVPLLESSPPIISRVKVRTIFYKVKQILQCHTMFQIALSGRVVNWDKEQKIGDCFTASFSKSMVLDVYSDFVNNFSVAMDLAKYCAKQKPAFAEFMRQKQTSSADKLSIFGLMVKPVQRFPQFILLLQDLLKHTSKDHHDRLALQLALTELENLAHKLNDRKRDSEQCHAAKLVFSNLNVKLVQKTSDAEPHLIREDDVVESRLTAATTGAQIKRLQSKGYQVYNHNGNMIKSKPRHLVMLNDTLLCAGVQFRETDMGRFEKYHLKLSVPIKNVLVKDTVITPDTKVGVRGQLGRITICSVRPNRPDKGSDELYHELDNLLHDFTIISQMSSLVSSLKCSYEKLNEELLQDMSREIQVEIQRLDDHLKTMDSSALQLVFRSKSGHKERLHIQMGTPEAKQSWLADLRTAQLAASDANNPGWMEKEGKTKRVSTQLPLFMDPLHVNITQQNDRVTCCVAFLLPSYREDGRARQFLWLCGGTDFSSSVTVISLGSEEVHVTESFTACDGQILCTELVPGCPETEDAAFAKETVWMGTSTGRIFVHRLQDGHRQDSLLSFSARSSVLSLCYANDKVFAGLQSGEVAVYQRNQDGSWRSVEPTFLPLASHPVTSILAVESNVWCACGKSIHILDSNSLKVENVFKLSIGKPKDDVHIKFMVRAGVGLFISFSKIAVIQLYHMETLDHLQDINVASSVARSKSGPTNESEPVCVFPPEENQLADVKVEITAMTGSRSWLWIGTSAGRILCIPLPRLEGVPLTTGRPLVSYHGHDGPVSFLVPTVKPLIPSKLLMSKVRKLVVEEDVKNDAVAEALERSASKVSVKGKIKNFKLPDFRASKRKSGGFNMQRNSPSFVKSPPRRRSSAREEEPGLVKAKSLGNLSKLDDSGDYIDDINELYSSLMCERDSFEEEDVYDSLLASGSDHSFVESQEEPLYMTFDPESEEAVNYRKKLAATNRRQSTGSVTGERRSSYTLPANLKSGSIRENNRRRPKSEAYSFSSEEGRFEEAAYASLPSTGIKSLDDDDMKIMEEPQAKGKETETKRERTTSHDVKKSKMNFVGNSYIVMSGGKNYKSYKLTGSNNSKIVKTNEPLLLMWQCAL from the exons ATGACAGCCGAGAAGGACTCCTATGACCCCGTCATCGAATATCACGACTCTGACTCCGATCAGGACTACACGTGGGGATCGACTGAATTCGACTCGTTCTCTGATGAGGAGGAAAAAGAGGCCACCTTGAAAGTCGACaaaaaggaaagaagaagaagtagtgCAGGATCGGCC GGATCTGGTATGCTTGTGCGAATCCGTCAGACAATCCGACAAATCCGAGATGAGCCTGAAtccgatgatgatgaaatgtatATAGAGTTCAACGTGAACGAGAAGAAACATCCCCCGCCCACCCTACCGCCGTGCCCAGACAATCTCACGCCAGAAGAAACCAAGAGACGTCACATTGTCGGTTGCATCATCGATAGTGAGAACTCGTATGTTGCGTCTTTGCATCGGCTGGTAAAG GAATACCAAGTGCCGCTATTGGAATCTAGTCCACCAATCATAAGCCGGGTCAAAGTTCGtacaatattttacaaagtCAAGCAGATTTTGCAGTGTCACACAATGTTCCAAATAGCGCTGTCTGGTCGGGTGGTGAATTGGGACAAGGAGCAGAAGATTGGAGACTGTTTCACTGCATCA TTCTCCAAGTCCATGGTTCTAGATGTCTACAGTGACTTTGTCAACAACTTCTCTGTTGCAATGGATCTGGCTAAGTACTGTGCCAAGCAGAAACCAGCTTTTGCAGAATTCATGCGG CAAAAGCAGACGTCAAGCGCTGACAAGCTGTCCATATTTGGTTTGATGGTTAAACCAGTCCAGCGCTTCCCACAGTTCATTCTATTGTTACAG GATCTACTGAAGCACACCAGCAAGGACCACCATGACCGCCTGGCCCTTCAACTCGCCCTGACCGAACTAGAGAACTTAGCGCACAAACTTAACGATAGGAAGCGTGACAGTGAACAGTGCCATGCAGCCAAACTGGTCTTCAGCAACCTGAATGTCAAACTGGTCCAGAAAACCTCCGATGCAGAACCGCACTTGATACGAGAGGATGATGTTGTGGAATCG CGCCTTACTGCGGCCACCACTGGCGCTCAGATAAAACGTCTCCAGAGTAAAGGTTACCAG GTTTACAACCACAATGGTAATATGATCAAATCCAAACCACGACACCTGGTGATGCTGAACGACACGCTGCTCTGTGCTGGCGTACAGTTCAGGGAAACCGACATGGGGAGATTTGAGAAATACCACCTGAAACTCAGTGTGCCGATTAAGAATGTTCTCGTTAAGGATACCGTCATCACTCCAGATACCAAGGTCGGCGTGAGAGGTCAACTCGGCAGAATCACCATATGCTCCGTCAGACCCA ATCGGCCAGATAAGGGCTCGGATGAACTCTACCACGAGTTGGACAACCTTCTGCATGATTTCACTATCATTAGCCAGATGTCGTCACTGGTCTCATCTCTCAAGTGTTCATATGAG AAACTAAACGAAGAACTTCTCCAGGACATGTCAAGAGAAATCCAAGTTGAAATCCAGCGGTTGGATGATCATTTGAAAACTATGGACAGTTCAGCCTTACAGCTGGTCTTCAGATCAAA GTCGGGTCATAAAGAGCGTCTCCACATACAAATGGGAACTCCTGAAGCCAAACAGAGCTGGCTGGCGGATTTGAGGACAGCCCAGTTGGCAGCAT CTGATGCGAACAACCCAGGTTGGATGGAGAAGGAAGGCAAAACAAAGCGAGTGTCAACTCAGCTGCCTCTCTTTATGGATCCATTACATGTCAATATCACACAACAGAATGACAGG GTGACTTGTTGTGTCGCCTTCCTCCTTCCCTCCTACCGAGAAGATGGCCGCGCCCGCCAATTTCTCTGGTTATGCGGCGGCACAGATTTCAGCAGCAGCGTCACAGTGATATCCCTCGGTTCGGAGGAGGTCCATGTGACCGAGTCTTTCACAGCCTGCGATGGACAAATTCTCTGCACGGAACTTGTGCCTGGTTGCCCGGAGACGGAGGATGCGGCGTTTGCTAAGGAGACAGTATGGATGGGGACTTCTACAGGAAG gatATTTGTACATCGTCTCCAAGACGGCCATCGCCAGGACTCTTTACTGTCATTCTCCGCCCGTAGCAGTGTTCTATCACTTTGTTATGCCAATGATAAGGTGTTTGCTGGCCTACAGAGTGGAGAGGTAGCAGTCTACCAGAGAAACCAGG ATGGTTCTTGGAGGTCGGTTGAGCCCACGTTTCTTCCCTTGGCCAGCCATCCAGTAACGAGCATCCTGGCAGTTGAGTCCAATGTGTGGTGCGCCTGCGGTAAATCGATACACATTCTTGATTCAAACTCTCTTAAAGTTGAG AATGTGTTCAAGTTGAGCATTGGCAAGCCTAAAGATGACGTCCACATCAAGTTCATGGTGCGTGCAGGTGTCGGCTTATTCATCTCCTTCTCCAAGATCGCCGTGATTCAGTTGTACCACATGGAAACGTTAGACCATCTCCAGGATATCAATGTGGCTTCATCAGTTGCAAGGTCAAAATCAG GCCCCACCAATG AAAGCGAACCTGTCTGCGTGTTCCCTCCAGAAGAAAACCAGCTAGCAGACGTCAAGGTTGAAATTACCGCCATGACAGGAAGTAGGTCCTGGCTCTGGATCGGGACTAGTGCCGGACGAATCCTCTGTATTCCACTGCCAAGACTTGAAGGAGTGCCCCTCACGACTGGCCGGCCGCTCGTGTCATATCACGGACATGATGGACCTGTGAGCTTCCTTGTCCCGACTGTAAAACCGTTGATACCATCAAAGTTATTAATGTCAAAGGTGAGGAAATTGGTGGTGGAGGAGGATGTGAAAAATGACGCGGTTGCAGAAGCTTTGGAAAGGTCGGCTTCCAAAGTAAGTGTTAAGGGGAAGATAAAGAACTTCAAACTGCCCGATTTCAGGGCGTCGAAACGTAAAAGCGGGGGTTTTAATATGCAACGGAATTCTCCAAGTTTTGTCAAGTCGCCTCCGAGGCGGAGATCCAGTGCTCGTGAAGAGGAACCGGGCTTGGTAAAGGCAAAATCACTTGGGAATCTATCAAAGTTGGACGATAGTGGAGACTACATTGATGACATCAATGAGTTGTATTCCTCACTCATGTGTGAGAGAGACTCTTTCGAAGAGGAAGATGTGTACGACTCGCTTCTTGCCTCTGGCTCGGATCACAGCTTTGTGGAAAGCCAGGAGGAGCCTCTGTACATGACATTTGACCCCGAATCGGAGGAAGCGGTAAATTATCGAAAAAAACTTGCTGCAACTAATCGTCGGCAGTCGACAGGATCTGTAACTGGTGAGCGCAGATCATCTTATACTTTACCTGCTAATCTGAAATCGGGTTCCATTCGGGAAAACAATAGACGAAGACCCAAATCGGAGGCATACAGCTTCAGCAGTGAGGAGGGAAGATTTGAGGAGGCAGCGTATGCAAGTTTGCCTTCCACGGGTATAAAATCATTGGACGATGATGATATGAAAATCATGGAGGAGCCACAGGCAAAAGGAAAAGAAACGGAAACTAAGCGTGAAAGAACGACCAGTCATGATGTGAAAAAGTCCAAAATGAACTTTGTTGGGAATTCCTACATCGTGATGAGTGGGGGAAAGAACTACAAGAGTTATAAACTGACTGGGTCCAACAATTCAAAGATCGTTAAAACGAATGAACCGTTGCTACTGATGTGGCAATGTGCCTTATAG